The DNA sequence GCGCCCGCGGTCTCGTTCACCAGGACCAGGAACTTGATGGCGTCCTTCGTCGTGCGGATGCCGCCCGCGGGCTTCACGCCGATCTGGACGCCGGTCTGCGCGCGGAAGTCGCGGACGGCCTCCAGCATCAGCAGGGTGTTGGCGGGCGTCGCGTTGACCCCGACCTTGCCGGTCGACGTCTTGATGAAGTCGGCGCCCGCGAGCATGCCGAGCCAGCTCGCGCGGCGGATGTTGTCGTACGTCGACAGCTCGCCGGTCTCGAAGATGACCTTGAGGCGGGCGTGCTGTGCGGCTTCCTTGACGGCGACGATCTCCTCGTACACCTTCAGGTAGTCGCCGGAGAGGAACGCGCCGCGGTCGATGACCATGTCGATCTCGTCGGCGCCCGCGGCGACGGCGTCGCGGACGTCCGCGAGCTTCACGCCGAGGGCGGCGCGGCCCGCGGGGAACGCGGTCGCGACCGAGGCGACCTTCACGTCCGAGCCCGCGACGGCCTCCTTCGCGGTGGCCACCATGTCCGGGTAGACGCAGACGGCGGCGGTGCGGGGCGTGTCGCGGTCCGTCGGGTCCGGGTGGACGGCCTTGGCGCCGAGCGCGCGGACCTTGCCGACGGTGTCGGCGCCCTCCAGGGTCGTCAGGTCGATCATGGAGATGGCCAGGTCGATGGCGTACGCCTTGGCCGTGGTCTTGATCGACCGCGTCCCGAGGGCGGCGGCGCGGGCTTCGAGGCCGACCGCGTCCACGCCCGGCAGGCCGTGCAGGAAGCGGTGCAGCGTGGCGGCCGACGTCGTGACGTCGGCGAAGGGGCTGCCGGTGGGTGCGGCCGCCCCGGCTGTCCCTGGGGGTGATGTCGTCGTCGGCATAGTCACGAGGGGAGCATATCTACGCGCGTAGCGGCCTGTACAGGGGCATACGGTCCTCGCTGGGGAGCGCGCGGAGCGCGCGTACCGCGAACAGTGCGGTTCGCGGTACGCACGTCACCGCGGGGTGAGCGTGCTCACTTCAGGCCGTTGTCCAGGGCCGTCATGAGGGTGCCGGTCGGGGTGTCGCCCGACATCTCCCAGACCATGCCGCCGAGCAGGCCCTTCGACTTGATCCACGCGGTCTTCTTGCCGATCGACCAGGTGTCGTCGAAGCTCCACCACTGGCCGTTGTTGCCCGTGTAGCCGTAGGTGGAGACGGACTGTTCGTCGTGGTGCACGGTCATGTTCGGGACGCTGGTGATCAGGTTGTGGTAGCCCCTGGTTCCCGCCTCCTCCGGGAACTGGCCGGGGGCCGCGCCGTTCGCCGACTGCCATTCGCCCTTGACGCCGCCGTCGGCGACCTCCTTCCAGCCGCGGCCGTAGAACGGGAAGCCGACGGTCAGCTTCCGCGGGTTCACTCCGGCGTCCAGATAGGTCTGTACGGCCTTCGCGACGCTGAAGTCGAAGGAATAGGGGTCCTGTGCGTCGCGGTGCAGATTGGCCTGGTGGCCGGTGCGCTTGGGCTCCCAGGAGTCGTCGCTGCCCGCGCCGTGGAAGTCGTAGCCCTGGACGTTGGCGAAGTCCAGGTACTCGAAGATCTTCTTGATGTCCCAGCCCGCCTCGATCTTCGCCGGGTCGGCCGGGGTGAAGGCGGTCAGGAGCTTGTGGCTGCCGCCGGTGGCGTCGAGCTGCTTGCGGAACTCGGCGAGCAGCGCCGTGAGGTTGTCCTTGTCGGCCGGGCCCCAGTGGTTGCCGGGGTGTCCCTCGGAGCCCGGCCACTCCCAGTCGATGTCGATGCCGTCGAAGACGCCCGCGCCGGTGCCGGGGCCGCCCGCGCCGTTGTAGACGGGCAGGTCGCCCTTGATCCAGGTGTCGACGCAGGACTTCACGAACTTCGTCCGGGACGCGGGCGTGGCCGCCGCGTCGGCGAAGAACTTCGAGAACGTCCAGCCGCCGAGCGAGACGACGACCTTCAGGTGCGGGTGCTTGGCCTTGAGCTTCTTGAGCTGGTTGAAGTTGCCGCGCAGCTTGCCCCAGCCGTCGTCCGCGACCCCGTCCACCGACTGCGCGGCGGAGAAGGCGCGGCCGTAGTCGGCCTCGGCGTCGCCCGCGCCGGTGCCCTCGTCCGGGTCCTGCGGCTTGCCGGAGACGCCCTTGACCACCCCGGCCAGGCAGGTGTGGTTGACCGGGTCGACGTTCTCGAAGGCGTAGTTGATGACGTCGAGCTTGGCCGCGGCCCCCGAGGTGTCCAGGTTCTTCACGAAGAACTGGCGGCCGTAGATGCCCCACTGGGCGAAGTAGCCGACCGTGAGGTGGTTGCCGGGTCCCGCCGCGTCGTCGGTGGTGACGTTCACGGCGTTCGACGCGGGCGACTCGTTGTCGGCGGTGTCACGCGCCTTGACGGTGAAGGCGTAGGCGGTGGCGGGGGTCAGGCCCTCGACGGTCGCGGTGGTCGCCGAGGCGGGGACCGTCTTCGCGAGCTCCTTGCCGCGGTAGACGTCGTAGGCGGCCACGGCCACGTTGTCCGTGGACTTCTCCCAGGCCAGGGTCGCCGAGACCTGGGTCTTGCCGGTGGCGCGCAGACTGCCGGGCGCGGTCGGCGGACTCGGGTCGGTCGAGGGGTCGACGGTCGTCGCGCTGACCGGCGGGCTCTGCGGGCCGGTGTTGCCGCGCCGGTCCTTGGCCCGGACGGTGAAGGAGTACCGGGTGGCCGGGGCCAGCTCGGTGACGGTCGCGCTGTTGGTCGCCGAGCTCGCGACCACGCTGGCGCCGCTGAGGACCTCGTACGTCGTGACCGGGTAGTCGCCCGCGCCCGCCGGGGGCCAGGTCAGGGAGATCGTGCGGGAGGTGGCGGTGGTGACGGTCGGGGTGCCGGGCGCGGTCGGGGGCTTGTCCGGCGTGCCGTCGCACTTGTCGCCGTTGACCGTGCAGCCCGTGGGCGTGCCGATCGGGCCGCGCGCGGTGAACTGGTAGCTGTACGGCTCGGTGGAGCCGCCCGCCGGGACGCGGCCGTTGTAGTACGCGTTCTTCACGGTGACGTGGCTGCCCGAGACGGTCGCCTCGCCGTGGGTGTGGCCGCTGACGGTGACGCCCGGCGGCAGGTCGAACTCGAGCGTCCAGTTGGCGGACGCGGCGGAGCCGCTGTTGCGGACGACGTACTTGCCCTGCCAGGACGAGCCGCTGCCCTCGGTGCTGAAGGCCGCGGTGAGGGTGCCCGCGGCGATGGCGGGGGCCGCCGCGAGCGCGGTGAGCAGCGCCGCGGGGAGCAGCAGGGCGGCGAGCAGTACGGCGGTCCTGCCGTGCAGGGCCGCGGCCGCTCTGCGCAGGAGTCCGGGCGTTCTCCTGGTTCCTGGTCCGGTGGGGGTCATGACTCTCCTCGGGGGTGTTCGTTGCGGGTGACTCCTCGGGGTGCGTACGGGGGGTGGGTGTGGGAGTGCCGTGCGGTGCCGGGCCGCCGCGTCGCCGGGCGACGGTTAGGCGTACATGACAACCCTCGACGGTACTAGGTCTGGACCAATCGCCATACCCCCGCCGCGCGCGGCGCCCGTCGGCGCGTCAGGCAGAATCAGCCGTATGACGAGCGACCCGCAGCCCACCCCGGCGGAGCCCACCCCCGCGTACAAGGACCGCGTCTACCGGTCGCACGCGGCCATCGCGGGCGGCGTCATGCTGCTCGCGATCGGTGCCTGGCTGGGCATCGACGCGCTGATCCGGGGCGAGGGGCGCACCCCCTGGTTGGCCCTCGCGGGGCTGCTCTTCGCGGTGCCGCTGGTCGTCGCCTACACCGTGCGGCCCGCCGTGTACGCGAGCGAGGACCGGCTGCGCGTCCGCAACCCGTTCCGCACGATCGTCCTGCCGTGGGGCGCGATCTCGGGGCTCCGCTCCGGGTACTCGAACGAGGTCTTCACGCAGGACGGCACCAAGTACCAGCTCTGGGCCATCCCGGTGTCCCTGCGCGGCCGCAAGCGCGCCGCCCAGCGGCACGCGCGCCAGGTCGCCTCCGACGACCCGTCCGCGAGCCTCGTCCGCCCCGGCAGCGCGCACGAGAACACGCGCGCGCCCGGCGACCAGGCCATGGACGACCTGCGGGAGATCTCCGAGCGCCGCGAGGGCGCGGCGGACGCGCAGGGCGAGCCGCTGGCGCGCTGGGCGTACGAGATCCTCGGCCCGAGCCTCGCGGGCGCGGTCGTCCTGGCCGTGCTGCTCGCCACCGGCTGAGGCCTCGGGGCCGGGGAGGAGCCGGACACGGCCGTCGCCGTGTCCGGCCGGGCGGCGCCCCACAAGGGGGGTGAGCGGGGCGCCGGAGCCGCCGGCTCCCACTGGGGGGCCGGGGAGCCGCCGGACAGCGCTTCCATAGTGAGGCATCGTTGTCCTCGCGCGGCATCCGCTGCGTCCGCCGGGCGTCAATTCCCCACGAACCGGGCCGGATTCAACACGGCCGAGGCCGGGATGCAGTGGACACCCATGCCCCCGGCGTGCCCCGGCGCACCCGGGCGGCTCACGGCGGACCCAGCCACACGAGCAGCATGTGCCCGCCGAACGCCGCCGACACCAGGGCCGCGCCCGTGAGCACCGGCACCACCAGCCGCGCCCGGGCCCGCGCGAGGGCGAGCGCCACCGGGAGCAGCAGCGGAAAGCCCGGCAGCAGGAACCGCGCCCGGGGGAAGTACACGCCCCGGGAGCCGAGCACGATCGCGAGCAGCAGGCCCGTGAACACCAGCAGCGGCAGCGGCTGCTCGCGCCCCGCCACCGAGAGCGCGAACAGCACGAGCGCGCCGAACAGGACCAGCGTCACCATCACCAGGAACAGCTGCGGCCGCTCCACGACGAACAGGCTCTTCACCCAGCGCAGGGTGCCGACCCCGCCGTCCCACTCGTTGTGCCACCACTTCTGCACCGCGAAGTAGCCGTCCCAGCGGCCGAGCCTGACGCCCACCCAGCCGACGTACGCGAGCCAGCCAAGGGGCGCGAGGACCGCCCCCGCGAGGGCCCGCGGGCAGAAGCCGCGGCGCAGCGCGAGCACCGCCGTCACCGAGACCGCCGCGGCCACCGCGATGCCGGTCGGACGGGTCAGGCCCGCGAGCGCGGCACAGACCCCCGCCGTCACCCAGCGCCCGGTGAGGACCGCGTACAGGGACCACGCCACGAACGCCGTGAACAGGGACTCCGTGTAGCCCATCCACTGCACGAGGGCCACGGGGAGGCACGCCCACAGCGTCACGAGCAGCACGCCGGCCCGCCGCCCGTGCAGCCGGTCGCCGACCTTGAAGATCCCCCAGGCCGCGAGGAACGAGGCCGCGAACGCGATCGCCAGGCCCACCGCGCCGCGCGGCGCGGGCAGCAGCTGCTCGCCCGCCCGGATCAGCAGCGGGTACAGCGGGAAGAACGCCAGGTTGTTCGCGTCGAAGGTGTGGCCGAGCGTGTCCGCGTACCCGTGCTCGGCGATCTTCAAGTACCAGTCGCAGTCCCAGGACTCGGCGAGCAGGTGCCAGACGCCGCGGTGCTCGCGGCGGGCCCAGAAGGCGAACACCAGCAGGCCGAGCACGCGCACCGCCGCGTACGCCAGGAGCGCGGGGGCCGCGTGCCGCAGCGCGTCGCCCGCCCGTGCGCGCGGGCCCCTCGACGGCCGTGCGGCAGGACGGGAGCGGCGCGACGAGGGGACGCGGGACGGCGTGCCGGCGGCGAGGCCGGAGAGGCGGGCGAGGGGTCCGTACGGCACGGCGGCTCCCGGGCGTGACAAAAAGAAGGTGCGCTACCGGTCGGACCCTTCCTGGGGTGACCGGCAGCGCACCTGCACGCTGCGTCAGTTGCCGCGCGGAACCACCCGTACGGGTGGAGCCCCGGGTCTCAGATTCCGGCCGCCACCGCGAAGTCCCGCTTCAGGGCGGCCAGGAGCTCCGCGGCCCGCACATGGGCGGCGGGCAGGCCCGAGCGGTCCGCGACCGGCACCACGACCTCCAGATAGCACTTCAGCTTCGGCTCGGTGCCGCTCGGGCGCACGATCACACGCGCGCCTTCGAGGGTGTAGCGCAGGCCGTCCGTGGGCGGCAGCTGCGCCGAGCCCTCGGTCAGGTCCTCCGCGCGCGTCACCGCGAGCCCGGCGAGGCCCGCGGGCGGCTGCTCGCGCAGGCGCCGCATGGCGTCCGCGATCAGCGACAGGTCCTCCACGCGCACCGACAGCTGGTCGGTGGCGTGCAGGCCGTGCTCGACCGCCAGGTCGTCGAGGAGGTCGAGCAGCGTGCGGCCCTCCTCCTTCAGCTCCGAGGCCAGCTCGGTGATCAGGAGCGCCGCCGTGATGCCGTCCTTGTCGCGGACGCCCTCGGGGTCGACGCAGTAGCCGAGCGCCTCCTCGTAGCCGTACCGCAGGCCGTCCACGCGGGCGATCCACTTGAAGCCCGTGAGGGTCTCCTCGTACGCCAGGCCCGCCTTCTCGGCGATCCGGCCGAGCAGCGACGACGACACGATCGACTCCGCGAAGGTGCCGCGCGCGCCGCGGCGCACCAAGTGCTGCGCGAGCAGCGCGCCGACCTCGTCGCCGCGCAGCATCCGCCACTCGGTCCGCTCGGCGTCGGTGGGCACGGCCACCGCGCAGCGGTCCGCGTCCGGGTCGTTGGCGATCACCAGGTCGGGCCGCGCCTCACGGGCCGCGGCGAACGCCAGGTCCATCGCGCCCGGCTCCTCCGGGTTCGGGAACGCCACCGTCGGGAAGTCCGGGTCCGCTTCGGCCTGCGCGGCCACGAGCACCGGCTCGGGGAAGGAGGCCCGCGCGAAGGCGGCGAGGAGCGTGTCCTTGCCGACGCCGTGCATGGCCGTGTAGACGGTCCGGGCGGTCCGGGCCGAGCCCTGGGCCAGGACCGCGTCCGTACGGGCCAGATAGGCCCCCAGGACCTCGTCGCCGAGCACTTCCCAGCCGGACTCCGGGCGCGGTACGTCGTGCAGGCTCGCCACCGCGTCGATCTCCGCGGCGATCTCCCCGTCGGCGGGCGGCACGATCTGCGAGCCGTCGCCCAGGTAGACCTTGTAGCCGTTGTCGCGCGGCGGGTTGTGGCTGGCCGTGACCTCC is a window from the Streptomyces spectabilis genome containing:
- a CDS encoding glycosyl hydrolase family 18 protein, whose translation is MTPTGPGTRRTPGLLRRAAAALHGRTAVLLAALLLPAALLTALAAAPAIAAGTLTAAFSTEGSGSSWQGKYVVRNSGSAASANWTLEFDLPPGVTVSGHTHGEATVSGSHVTVKNAYYNGRVPAGGSTEPYSYQFTARGPIGTPTGCTVNGDKCDGTPDKPPTAPGTPTVTTATSRTISLTWPPAGAGDYPVTTYEVLSGASVVASSATNSATVTELAPATRYSFTVRAKDRRGNTGPQSPPVSATTVDPSTDPSPPTAPGSLRATGKTQVSATLAWEKSTDNVAVAAYDVYRGKELAKTVPASATTATVEGLTPATAYAFTVKARDTADNESPASNAVNVTTDDAAGPGNHLTVGYFAQWGIYGRQFFVKNLDTSGAAAKLDVINYAFENVDPVNHTCLAGVVKGVSGKPQDPDEGTGAGDAEADYGRAFSAAQSVDGVADDGWGKLRGNFNQLKKLKAKHPHLKVVVSLGGWTFSKFFADAAATPASRTKFVKSCVDTWIKGDLPVYNGAGGPGTGAGVFDGIDIDWEWPGSEGHPGNHWGPADKDNLTALLAEFRKQLDATGGSHKLLTAFTPADPAKIEAGWDIKKIFEYLDFANVQGYDFHGAGSDDSWEPKRTGHQANLHRDAQDPYSFDFSVAKAVQTYLDAGVNPRKLTVGFPFYGRGWKEVADGGVKGEWQSANGAAPGQFPEEAGTRGYHNLITSVPNMTVHHDEQSVSTYGYTGNNGQWWSFDDTWSIGKKTAWIKSKGLLGGMVWEMSGDTPTGTLMTALDNGLK
- the deoC gene encoding deoxyribose-phosphate aldolase, with protein sequence MTMPTTTSPPGTAGAAAPTGSPFADVTTSAATLHRFLHGLPGVDAVGLEARAAALGTRSIKTTAKAYAIDLAISMIDLTTLEGADTVGKVRALGAKAVHPDPTDRDTPRTAAVCVYPDMVATAKEAVAGSDVKVASVATAFPAGRAALGVKLADVRDAVAAGADEIDMVIDRGAFLSGDYLKVYEEIVAVKEAAQHARLKVIFETGELSTYDNIRRASWLGMLAGADFIKTSTGKVGVNATPANTLLMLEAVRDFRAQTGVQIGVKPAGGIRTTKDAIKFLVLVNETAGADWLDNHWFRFGASSLLNDLLMQRQKLATGRYSGPDYVTVD
- a CDS encoding phospho-sugar mutase, with amino-acid sequence MQDHQDHDVLIARAQAWLDEDPDAETREELAKLIAGADDADVLADLAARFGGTLQFGTAGLRGELGAGPMRMNRSVVIRAAAGLAAYLKGKGHTEGLVVIGYDARHKSADFARDTAAVMTGAGLRAAVLPRPLPTPVLAFAIRHLGAVAGVEVTASHNPPRDNGYKVYLGDGSQIVPPADGEIAAEIDAVASLHDVPRPESGWEVLGDEVLGAYLARTDAVLAQGSARTARTVYTAMHGVGKDTLLAAFARASFPEPVLVAAQAEADPDFPTVAFPNPEEPGAMDLAFAAAREARPDLVIANDPDADRCAVAVPTDAERTEWRMLRGDEVGALLAQHLVRRGARGTFAESIVSSSLLGRIAEKAGLAYEETLTGFKWIARVDGLRYGYEEALGYCVDPEGVRDKDGITAALLITELASELKEEGRTLLDLLDDLAVEHGLHATDQLSVRVEDLSLIADAMRRLREQPPAGLAGLAVTRAEDLTEGSAQLPPTDGLRYTLEGARVIVRPSGTEPKLKCYLEVVVPVADRSGLPAAHVRAAELLAALKRDFAVAAGI
- a CDS encoding PH domain-containing protein encodes the protein MTSDPQPTPAEPTPAYKDRVYRSHAAIAGGVMLLAIGAWLGIDALIRGEGRTPWLALAGLLFAVPLVVAYTVRPAVYASEDRLRVRNPFRTIVLPWGAISGLRSGYSNEVFTQDGTKYQLWAIPVSLRGRKRAAQRHARQVASDDPSASLVRPGSAHENTRAPGDQAMDDLREISERREGAADAQGEPLARWAYEILGPSLAGAVVLAVLLATG
- a CDS encoding mannosyltransferase family protein; amino-acid sequence: MPYGPLARLSGLAAGTPSRVPSSRRSRPAARPSRGPRARAGDALRHAAPALLAYAAVRVLGLLVFAFWARREHRGVWHLLAESWDCDWYLKIAEHGYADTLGHTFDANNLAFFPLYPLLIRAGEQLLPAPRGAVGLAIAFAASFLAAWGIFKVGDRLHGRRAGVLLVTLWACLPVALVQWMGYTESLFTAFVAWSLYAVLTGRWVTAGVCAALAGLTRPTGIAVAAAVSVTAVLALRRGFCPRALAGAVLAPLGWLAYVGWVGVRLGRWDGYFAVQKWWHNEWDGGVGTLRWVKSLFVVERPQLFLVMVTLVLFGALVLFALSVAGREQPLPLLVFTGLLLAIVLGSRGVYFPRARFLLPGFPLLLPVALALARARARLVVPVLTGAALVSAAFGGHMLLVWLGPP